From Mycobacterium cookii:
ACCGACGTCGCTCTGCTGTCGTCCGACGACGGCGGCGCGCTCATCCGCGTCATCGCGGGGCAACTCGACGGCCACCGCGGGCCCGGCGTCACGCACACGCCAATCACGATGGCGCACGCCACGATTCAACCAGGGGCGCGGATCAACATCCCGTGGAACCGCACCTACAACGCACTGGTTTACGTCCTCGCTGGACGCGGATCGGTCGGATCGGTCGCCCATCCGATCCTCCCGCGTCAGTTGGCGGTCCTCGGTCCCGGCGACCGGATCACGATAAGCGCTGAGGCGACGCAAGAGTCGCGGGTGTCCGCGCTGGAAGTGCTGATCCTCGGCGGTGAACCGATCCGCGAACCTGTGGTCCACTACGGCCCGTTCGTGATGAACACCAAAGCCGAATTGATCCAGGCGCTCGACGACTTCCAGGCCGGCAAATTCGGCCACGTCCCACCCGACGGCTTGATGCCGCACCGCAGGACGTCCAGTCCGGCTAGCTAACAATCGTTTCAGCCAGTGCGAGCTCCGAAAGTGTGATCTGTGGCACAATTCATGTGTGGTTCAGCCCGCGAGCCGTGGTCCCGGCCGCCCACCTGCAGCGAAGGCGGCTGAGACGCGTCAGCGCATTCTGCGCGCGGCTCGCGAGGTGTTCAGCGAACGCGGTTATGGCGCAGCGACTTTCCAGGCGATAGCGGTCCGTGCCGACTTGACGCGCCCGGCCATCAATCACTACTTCGCAAATAAGCGTGTGTTGTATTGGGAGGTGCTGGACGAGACCGTCGACGCCCTCATTGCCGCCAGCATCCAGCGGGCCCGGCGCCAAACGAGCTTGGCGGGACGGGTGTCCGAATTCATCGAGGGCACAATCGATGCCGAGGCCAAGAATCGAACGGCGTCGGCTTTTCTGATCACTGCAACGCTGGAGGCACAGCGTCATCCCGAGCTGAGCCGGCCCGAGGCCGACCCGGTGAGTCGCACCCGCGAATTTCTGTCATGGGCGATCGGCGACGCGATAGCGCGAGGCGAGCTTAAGCCGGACACCGACGCCGGTCCGCTGGCCGCAATGCTGCTCTCGGTGTTGCTGGGTGTCGGTTTCTACGCCGGTTACGTCGACAGTCGTGACGCATTCGACAAGATCACCGAGCAGCTCAAACAGCTGCTGGCCAGCAGTCTCAGCCACCAGCACAAGTGATGTAGCGCACAGAACCATATAGCTTACCTAAGTTATTGGGTAGCATGGTCCGCGCTATGACTGATGTATACGACGTAAGTTCCGTTCGTTCCGACGGGGACAGTTGGCGCATCACCGAAAGCGTCGGCGCCACCGCATTGAGCGTCGCCGCGGCCCGTGCCGTCGAGACGGCGGCCGACGATCCACTGATCCGGGACAAGTTCGCTTACCTGTTGGTCTCATCGGCGGGTACGCCGTGGGCCCGGCTGGCCAGCGACCTGGAATGGATCGGCGACGACGACCACGGGCGCCGCGCACATCGGCTGGCGGTCGACTACCAGGCGGTGCGCACGCACTACTTCGACTCCTACTTCGCCGACGCCGCCGTCGCGGGCATCCGGCAGGTGGTGATCCTGGCCGCGGGCCTGGACTCGCGGGCGTTCCGGCTGGACTGGCCCGCCGGAACCACCGTCTTCGAGATCGATCAACCGCAGGTGATCAGCTACAAGACGACCACGCTGGAATCGGCGGGAGCGGCTCCGGCCGCCGACCGGCGCACGGTTCCCGTCGACCTTCGCGACGATTGGGCGGCCGCGTTGACGGCCACGGGTTTCGACCCCGGCCAGCCGACCGCCTGGCTGGCCGAGGGTCTGCTGCCGTATCTGCCGGCCGAAGCTCAGGACCGGCTGTTCGAGATCCTGACGTCGCTGAGCGCGCCCGGCAGCCGGGTCGCCGTCGAAGCGTTCAGCCTCGGTGCGGCCGACAACGACCGCCGCCGCGCGGCGCGACGAGCCCGTTTCGACCGGATGCGCCAACGCCTGGGCCTGGACATCAACGTCGAGACGCTGACCTATCAGGAAAGCGACCGGGCGGACGCGGTGGAGTGGCTGACCGAGCACGGCTGGCAGGTCAGCGCGGTCAGCAATACCGATGAGATGGCGCGGCTGGGCCGGCCGATCCCGGCGGACCTGGTCGACGAGGCTTTCACCACCAGGCTGCTGAGCGCGCAGCTCGGCGAAACTGGTTGACCGACAAGAACATTCAGATCGAGTAGGAGCACAACGATGAGCGCTTTGCGCACACACGACGACAGCTGGGACATCGCCACCAGCGTCGGCACCACGGCCGTGATGGTCGCCGCCGCGCGGGCGGTCGAGACCGATAAGACCGACCCACTGATCCGCGATCCGTTTGCGAAGGTGCTGGTCACTCAGGCCGGCACCGGCGTCTGGGAGAACTTGCTCGACGACTCACTGGTCGCCAAGGTGGAGTCGTTCGACCCAGAAGCCGCCGCGGTGTTCCAGCACATGCGCAGCTACCAGGCGGTCCGGACACACTTCTTCGACGCGCACTTCGCCGCGGCGGTGGCCGCGGGCATCCGCCAGGTGGTGATCTTGGCGTCCGGGCTGGATTCGCGGGCCTTCCGGCTCGATTGGCCGGCCGGCACCACGGTGTACGAGATCGACCAGCCCAAGGTGCTCGAGTACAAAGCCGCGACGCTCGCGTCGCACGGCGCCGCGCCGTCTGCCGACCGTCGCGAGGTGGCGATCGACCTGCGGCAGGACTGGCCGACCGCATTGATCGGCGCGGGCTTCGACCCGACGACCCCGACGGCCTGGCTGGCCGAAGGATTGCTGATGTACCTGCCCGCCGACGCCCAGGACAAGCTGTTCACCCAGATCACCCAACTGAGCGCCGCCGGCAGCCGGGTCGCAGCGGAAACCGCGGCCAACCACGCGGACGAGCGGCGCCAGGAGATGCGGGCACGCATGGAGCGGGTGGCCACCGAACTCGGCATCGAGCGGGGCCCCGACATCCAGGACCTGATCTACCACGACGAGAACCGCGCGGAGGTGGTCGACTGGCTCAACGACCACGGGTGGCGGGCCGTCTCGCAGAACTCCCGGGACGAAATGCGCCGGCTGAACCGCTGGGTGGACGGCGTGCCGATGGGCGACGACAAAGACGCGTTCTCGCAATTCGTGACCGCCGAACGGCAATGAGCACCAGTCGCTTCGACGGCGACCTTCCGGGCTGTCTGGATCTCGGCGGAGAAGCCCTGACGGTGCGCGCGGCGGTTAGCTGAGGGGACCTGTTGCCCAACCGGCCGGTTGATTAGGATTGGGCTTTCTCCGGTCGAGGAAGGGAATCCCTATGACCACGCATGCCACCGAAGTCAGTGCACCAGCCGCATCCGCGGCGCCGGCCCCGAGCTCTGACGTCGCCACGACGGTCGCGCGGCTTCGCCAGACGTTCGCCACCGGTCGCACCCGCAACCTGGAGTGGCGCAAGGAGCAGTTGCTCGCGCTCAAGCGACTGATCGAAGAGAACGAAACCAAGATCGCCGACGCCTTGGAAAAGGACCTCGGGCGGTCGCCGTTCGAAGCGTGGCTCGCCGACGTCGCCAGCACCAGCGGTGAGGCCGCGTACGCCGCGAAGAACGTGGGCAAGTGGGCGAAGCGCCGCCACAGCCGGCTCGAGATGTCGCAGCTGCCCGGCCGCGGCTGGGTGGAGTACGAGCCGTACGGCACCGTGCTGATCATCGGTGCGTGGAATTTCCCGTTCGCGCTGACGCTGGGCCCCGCTGTCGGTGCGATCGCCGCGGGTAACACTGTGCTGCTCAAACCGTCCGAGGTCGCGCCGGCCTCGTCGGCCTTGATGGCCGAACTAGTGCCGCAGTACCTCGACAACGACGCGATCGCCGTCATCGAGGGCGACGGCGTGGTCAGCCAGGAGCTGATCGCGCAGGGCTTCGACCATCTGTTGTTCACCGGCGGCACCGAGATTGGCCGCAAGGTGTACGAGGGCGCGGCGTCGCATCTGACGCCGGTGACCCTCGAGCTCGGCGGCAAGAGCCCGGTCATCGTGTCGGCAGACGCCGACATCAAGGTCGCGGCGAAGCGGATCGCGTGGACCAAGCTGATCAACTCGGGCCAGATCTGCATCGCGCCCGACTATGTCCTGGCCGAGGCGTCGATCCGGGACCAGCTCGTCGACGAGATCCAGAAGGCGGTCACCGCTTTCGAGGCGAAGAACGCCAGCGGCGGTAAGCGCATCGTCAACGAGCGGCACTTCAACCGGCTCACCACCGCGCTCGCCGCGACAAAGGGCAAGATCGCCATCGGCGGCGGCTCCGACGCGGCGAATCTAAACATCCAGCCGACCGTGGTGGTCGACCCCTCGACCGACGAGCCGCTGATGACCGACGAGATCTTCGGCCCGATTCTTCCGGTGGTGACCGTCCAAAACCTGGACGAGGCAATCAGATTCGTGAACGCACGGCCCAAGCCGCTGGCCGCGTACCTGTTCACCAAAGCCAAGGCTGTGCGGGAACGCGTGATCAAGGAAGTGCCCGCGGGCGGCATGGTGGTCAACCACCTGCTGTTCCACTTCGCCACGCACAAGCTGCCGTTCGGCGGCGTCGGGCCGTCCGGCCTGGGCGCCTACCACGGCAAGTTCGGGTTCGAGGAGTTCAGCCACCGCAAGTCGGTGCTGACCAAGCCGACCCGACCCGACATTGCTGCCTTCATCTACCCGCCGTACACGGAAAAGGCGTGGAAATTGGCGCGCCGGCTGTTCTGAGTTTTGCCGTCCCGTTTGTATTCACTGGTCACTGAGGATCGAGAGATAGGAAGTTCATGCCCGGAGTGCAGGATCGCGTCATCGTCGTCACCGGAGCAGGCGGCGGCTTGGGCCGCGAGTACGCGTTGACCCTGGCCAAAGAAGGCGCCAGCGTCGTCGTCAATGACCTCGGTGGCGCCCGCGACGGCAGCGGTTCCGGACACAACATGGCCGACGAGGTCGTCAAGGAGATCAAGGACGCCGGCGGTCGTGGCGTCGCCAACTACGACAGCGTCGCCGACGCCGCAGGCGCGGAGAACATCATCAAGACCGCGATCGACGAGTTCGGCAAGGTCGACGGCGTGGTGAGCAATGCCGGCATCCTGCGTGACGGCACGTTCCACAAGATGTCGTTCGAGAACTGGGACTCGGTGCTCAAGGTGCATCTCTACGGCGGCTACAACGTGATTCGTGCCGCCTGGCCACACTTCCGCGAGCAGAGTTACGGTCGCGTCCTGGTCGCCACGTCCACCAGTGGGCTGTTCGGGAACTTCGGCCAGGCCAACTACGGTGCCGCCAAGTTGGGTCTGGTCGGGTTGATCAACACGCTGGCCCAGGAAGGCGCCAAGTACAACATCAAGGCCAACGCGCTGGCGCCGATCGCCGCCACCCGGATGACCGAGGACATCCTGCCGCCGGAGGTGCTGAAGAACCTGACGCCGGAATTCGTGGCGCCGGTGGTGGCCTACCTGGTTACCGAGGAAGTCCCCGACACCGGTTCGATCTTCATCGTGGGCGGCGGAAAGGTGCAGCGCACTGCGCTGTTCCAGAACGAGGGCGTCACCTTCAAGGAGCCGCCGTCGGTCGACGACATCGCCTCGCACTGGGGCGAGATCGACGACCTGTCGGCCGCGAAGGCAGCGAACTTCTCGATCCGCTGATCGATAATCCATGAAAGCCTGTGTCGTACAGAAGCTTTCAGGTCCAGACGGTCTCGCTTACACCGACGTCGACGACGTTGCCGGGCATGCCGACACGCTGGTCATCGGTGTCCGCGCCGCGGGAGTGTGCTTTCCGGACCTGTTGATGAGCAAGGGCGAATACCAGCTGAAGCTGCCGCCGCCGTTCATTCCGGGCATGGAAGCCGCCGGCGTGGTCGACTGGGCGCCGGAAGAGTCCGAATTCAAAGTCGGCGACCGGGTTTCGGCGTTCGGAATCCTGGGCGGCTGGGCCGAACAAGTGCTCGCCCCGATGGCGAACGTGACCCGCAGCCCCGCTGAACTCGACGACGCCGAAGCGGTGTCGCTGCTGGTGAACTACAACACCATGTATTTCGCGCTGGCCCGTCGGGCCGCGATGCGCCCACACGAGAGCGTGCTGGTGTTGGGCTCGGCCGGTGGTGTGGGTACCGCGGCGATCCAGGTGGCCAAGGCGATGGGCGCGAGCAAGGTCATCGCCGTGGTACATCGCACGGGCGCAACGGAATTCGTCGAGTCGCTGGGTGCTGACGTGGTGCTGCCGCTGGCCGACGGCTGGGCGCAGGCGGTCCGCGAACACACCGACGGCCGCGGCGTCGACATCGTCGTGGATCCGGTCGGCGGCCAGGCCTTCGACGACGCCGTCCGGGTGCTGGCCATCGACGGCAAGCTGCTGGTGATCGGATTCGCCGCGGGCTCGATCCCGACGGTCAAGGTCAACCGGTTGCTGCTGCGCAACGCCGGCGTCCTCGGTGTCGCCTGGGGTGAATACCTGCATCAGGTCCCCGGATCGGCGGCGCTGTTCTCCTTCGGTCTCAATCAGCTTGTCGCAGCCGGGCTGAAACCTCCGCCGCCGCAACGGTATCCGCTGTCAGAAGGGCCGGCCGCGCTGCAGGCCCTGGCCGACGGCGGGGTGTTCGGCAAGCTGGTGCTGGAGCCTTAGGGACGTCGCGCATAGAGAAAGGCGCCGCACCCCTCACTGGTCTGCGGCGCCTTTCTCTTAGCTCTGCTAGAACAGCCCCGAGAAGTCGGCAGCGATCTGCGCCGCCGCGTCTTGGATGATCGAGATCTCGAATCCGGCTGCCAGGGTGCCGATCGCAAAGGTACCGGCGACCGGCAGGCCGAGAGCGTCAAGGACGTCACCGTTGCTCAAGGTGTCCGTGAAAATCGAGGTTTCCCACGCGGGGAGGCTGGTCACCAGCATGTTGAAGATGTCCGCCGTCGGCAGCAACAGGGAGTAGGCCGTGGAGGCCGCGCTCGACAATGCGTTGACGAAATCAGTGAACGTCGCGGCGGGGTTAGCGGCGTCCGCCGACAGCGCCGACAAGAAATCGGTGAAGTTCGTCGCCGACGAGGTCGCGGGCACCAGCGCCGCCGCGTAGGGGTCTGTGCCGCTCATCAAGTTCTGGAAGCCTTGCTGGGTGTCGCTGACCAGCGTGCTCAATACCTGCGACCCGCTGACGTCGGGGAACAGCCCGAACGGGGTGGGCACGTTCGCAGGTGAATCAGCCGTCACGGCGTAACCGAGGCTGCCGTCGCCGTAGCCCAGGTTGATCAGATACGTCAGGTCGGGCCCTAGCAATTCTTGGAGCTGTTTCGGCAGCAACGCCACCAGTGGCGCAGTCTCGTTGATCATGTAGTAGTTGGTCAGGCTGTCTGCGGTGCCGGAGGCCATCGAGCCCGGCAGCAGAGTCGCGTTGGCGATCTGTTCGGCCGTGGGACCGCTACCGTCGACGCCCCCGTTCAGATACGTGCCGTGGAGGGTTTCGATGCCCAAAAAGGCATTGAGGTCGGACAGCAGATTGATCGGGTAGCGAGGAAAGTCCGTGAAGCCGTCGTATTCGAGCGAGTAGACGTTGGTCAGAAAGTCATCGGACGGCGTCGCGCCATTGAACGCGATACCCAGACTCGCCAGGTTCAGCTGGTCGACGGTGGTGTGGCCGGTCAGCGTTTCGAAGCCGTTGAAACGCTCAAACAGCCCGCCGTTGGGATTGTTGGGGTCGGCGAGCAGAAGGAATTGCGGGTCAAGGGGTCCCGTTTCCGGCTTGCCGGTCGGGTCGAGCAGCTGCATCGTGACGCCGGAGAGCGTGGAGCTCTGCGAGTAACCCAACACCGTTGAGCCGTTTCCGGCCGCCTGGTTGGCCAGGATCGTGCTTTCCAGGATGGCGGCGCCCTGGCCCACCGAGGTGCTGGGGCCCGCGAGGCCAGAGGAATCGAGTGGGTAGTTGAAATAGAGCTGCTGGACGCCTTGGCCGAACAGCGGATAGGCCCCCTCGGGTGTGAAGAGCCCGTTGCCGAACGGGTTGGCCGCGGTGGCTTGGTAGAAGGTCAAGTCGGGGTAGAGCCCGGTGAGCGGATTGTTGAGATAGAGGCCATCAGCGGCCGCCACATATTCGGGGCCCGGGATGGGGTCCGCGCTGCCGCCGATGACCAGCCCAATGTCGTCTGCATGGGCGGACGTCGGGTTCATCAGAGCCGACAGCCCTATGACACCGGCGCCGGCCGTTGCGACCATACCCAGACCCATGAGGCGAAGCGTGCGACTCGACATTATGCGACCTTTCCGGCGGTTGGTCGCCAGGGCGCGAAACGGCTCCAGCGGCGAGGGTATTCGACATATGTTCTACTCCGCTTTAAGCGCGATGTCTAAGAAATACACAGGTTTTCCTTGCGGAAACCTCAGCTCCCTTGGGCTCGCCAGACCCGGCAACCGCATCGATCGCTCGCTGGGTCGGTGTCGGCCAACGGAAGCAGGTGAACAGCCATCAGCCCAACACTCAGCGTCGGCCGCTTCTAGAACAGACCCGAGAAGGCGTTGCTGATCTCGGTCGCCGCATCCTGCAGGACCGTGACCTCGAAACCGGCCGCCAGTGTGATCAGCGCTGTGTCGGCTGCCAATGGCAGGCCGATAGCGTCGAGCAGGTCGCCGCTGGCCAGGTTCGTGGAGAACAGCGAGAGGTCGTAGGCGGGCATGCTGGTCACCAGTGCGTTGACGATGTCGGCCGTGGGCAGCAGCGTGGAGTAGGCGGCCGACGACGCGGTCGCGATCGCGTTGACGAAATCGGTGAGGCTGGCCGCGGGATTAGCGGCGTCCGCCGACAGTGCCGACAGCAGATCGGTGAAGCTCTGCCCCGACGAGCCCGGCTCCAGCGACGCCAACATCGCGGCGGGATTCGCGAGGTCGTTCTCGAACGCCGCGATGCCTTGCTGGGTGTCGGTGGCTAGTGTGCTGAGCATTGTTGACACGCTGACGTCGGGGAACAGACCGAACGGGGTGGGCACGTTCGCCGGTGCATCAGCGGTCACCGAGTACCCGAGACTGCCGTCGCCGTAGCCCAAGTTGATCAGGTAGGTCAGGTCGGGCCCCAGCAAGTCTTGCAGCGACTTCGGTAGCAGCGACACCAGTGGTGGAGTCTCGTCCATCATGTAGTAATTGGTCAGGCTGTTCGCGGTGCCGTCGAGCGCGGACCCTGGCAAGAGAAGCGCGTCGGCGATCTGCTCGGCCGTGGGGCCGCTGCCGTCCACGCCCCCGTCCAGGTACGTGCCGTGGATTGCTTCGATACCCAAGAAGGCATTGAGGTCGGACAGAAAATTCAGTGGGTATCGCGGGAAGTCGGTGAATCCGTCATATTCCAGCGAATAGATGTTGGTGACGAAGTCATCCGATGGAGTGGCGCCGTCGAACGCCACACCCAGGCTCGGGAGGTTCAGCGGCAGCGAGTGGACGTCACCAGTGGTTGTTTCGAAGCCGTTGAAGCGTTCAAGCAGCCCGCCGTTGGG
This genomic window contains:
- a CDS encoding pirin family protein, with the translated sequence MPAVTADTLTLPRVSAAHPTDTERPIRSVTTGPRGHEGEGFPVVRAFAGVSAASLDPFVHMDQMGEVEYQPGEPKGTDWHPHRGFETVTYMIDGRFQHQDSHGGGGLIGDGATQWMTAGSGILHIETPPVELVESGGLFHGVQLWVNLPKKDKFVTPRYQAIEGTDVALLSSDDGGALIRVIAGQLDGHRGPGVTHTPITMAHATIQPGARINIPWNRTYNALVYVLAGRGSVGSVAHPILPRQLAVLGPGDRITISAEATQESRVSALEVLILGGEPIREPVVHYGPFVMNTKAELIQALDDFQAGKFGHVPPDGLMPHRRTSSPAS
- a CDS encoding TetR/AcrR family transcriptional regulator, which codes for MVQPASRGPGRPPAAKAAETRQRILRAAREVFSERGYGAATFQAIAVRADLTRPAINHYFANKRVLYWEVLDETVDALIAASIQRARRQTSLAGRVSEFIEGTIDAEAKNRTASAFLITATLEAQRHPELSRPEADPVSRTREFLSWAIGDAIARGELKPDTDAGPLAAMLLSVLLGVGFYAGYVDSRDAFDKITEQLKQLLASSLSHQHK
- a CDS encoding class I SAM-dependent methyltransferase; its protein translation is MTDVYDVSSVRSDGDSWRITESVGATALSVAAARAVETAADDPLIRDKFAYLLVSSAGTPWARLASDLEWIGDDDHGRRAHRLAVDYQAVRTHYFDSYFADAAVAGIRQVVILAAGLDSRAFRLDWPAGTTVFEIDQPQVISYKTTTLESAGAAPAADRRTVPVDLRDDWAAALTATGFDPGQPTAWLAEGLLPYLPAEAQDRLFEILTSLSAPGSRVAVEAFSLGAADNDRRRAARRARFDRMRQRLGLDINVETLTYQESDRADAVEWLTEHGWQVSAVSNTDEMARLGRPIPADLVDEAFTTRLLSAQLGETG
- a CDS encoding class I SAM-dependent methyltransferase codes for the protein MSALRTHDDSWDIATSVGTTAVMVAAARAVETDKTDPLIRDPFAKVLVTQAGTGVWENLLDDSLVAKVESFDPEAAAVFQHMRSYQAVRTHFFDAHFAAAVAAGIRQVVILASGLDSRAFRLDWPAGTTVYEIDQPKVLEYKAATLASHGAAPSADRREVAIDLRQDWPTALIGAGFDPTTPTAWLAEGLLMYLPADAQDKLFTQITQLSAAGSRVAAETAANHADERRQEMRARMERVATELGIERGPDIQDLIYHDENRAEVVDWLNDHGWRAVSQNSRDEMRRLNRWVDGVPMGDDKDAFSQFVTAERQ
- a CDS encoding aldehyde dehydrogenase family protein → MTTHATEVSAPAASAAPAPSSDVATTVARLRQTFATGRTRNLEWRKEQLLALKRLIEENETKIADALEKDLGRSPFEAWLADVASTSGEAAYAAKNVGKWAKRRHSRLEMSQLPGRGWVEYEPYGTVLIIGAWNFPFALTLGPAVGAIAAGNTVLLKPSEVAPASSALMAELVPQYLDNDAIAVIEGDGVVSQELIAQGFDHLLFTGGTEIGRKVYEGAASHLTPVTLELGGKSPVIVSADADIKVAAKRIAWTKLINSGQICIAPDYVLAEASIRDQLVDEIQKAVTAFEAKNASGGKRIVNERHFNRLTTALAATKGKIAIGGGSDAANLNIQPTVVVDPSTDEPLMTDEIFGPILPVVTVQNLDEAIRFVNARPKPLAAYLFTKAKAVRERVIKEVPAGGMVVNHLLFHFATHKLPFGGVGPSGLGAYHGKFGFEEFSHRKSVLTKPTRPDIAAFIYPPYTEKAWKLARRLF
- a CDS encoding SDR family oxidoreductase gives rise to the protein MPGVQDRVIVVTGAGGGLGREYALTLAKEGASVVVNDLGGARDGSGSGHNMADEVVKEIKDAGGRGVANYDSVADAAGAENIIKTAIDEFGKVDGVVSNAGILRDGTFHKMSFENWDSVLKVHLYGGYNVIRAAWPHFREQSYGRVLVATSTSGLFGNFGQANYGAAKLGLVGLINTLAQEGAKYNIKANALAPIAATRMTEDILPPEVLKNLTPEFVAPVVAYLVTEEVPDTGSIFIVGGGKVQRTALFQNEGVTFKEPPSVDDIASHWGEIDDLSAAKAANFSIR
- a CDS encoding NADPH:quinone oxidoreductase family protein, whose protein sequence is MKACVVQKLSGPDGLAYTDVDDVAGHADTLVIGVRAAGVCFPDLLMSKGEYQLKLPPPFIPGMEAAGVVDWAPEESEFKVGDRVSAFGILGGWAEQVLAPMANVTRSPAELDDAEAVSLLVNYNTMYFALARRAAMRPHESVLVLGSAGGVGTAAIQVAKAMGASKVIAVVHRTGATEFVESLGADVVLPLADGWAQAVREHTDGRGVDIVVDPVGGQAFDDAVRVLAIDGKLLVIGFAAGSIPTVKVNRLLLRNAGVLGVAWGEYLHQVPGSAALFSFGLNQLVAAGLKPPPPQRYPLSEGPAALQALADGGVFGKLVLEP
- a CDS encoding PE-PPE domain-containing protein, with the protein product MGLGMVATAGAGVIGLSALMNPTSAHADDIGLVIGGSADPIPGPEYVAAADGLYLNNPLTGLYPDLTFYQATAANPFGNGLFTPEGAYPLFGQGVQQLYFNYPLDSSGLAGPSTSVGQGAAILESTILANQAAGNGSTVLGYSQSSTLSGVTMQLLDPTGKPETGPLDPQFLLLADPNNPNGGLFERFNGFETLTGHTTVDQLNLASLGIAFNGATPSDDFLTNVYSLEYDGFTDFPRYPINLLSDLNAFLGIETLHGTYLNGGVDGSGPTAEQIANATLLPGSMASGTADSLTNYYMINETAPLVALLPKQLQELLGPDLTYLINLGYGDGSLGYAVTADSPANVPTPFGLFPDVSGSQVLSTLVSDTQQGFQNLMSGTDPYAAALVPATSSATNFTDFLSALSADAANPAATFTDFVNALSSAASTAYSLLLPTADIFNMLVTSLPAWETSIFTDTLSNGDVLDALGLPVAGTFAIGTLAAGFEISIIQDAAAQIAADFSGLF
- a CDS encoding PE-PPE domain-containing protein, which gives rise to MSNRNLRWLGLGLAATAGAGALGLSAMMNSAAAHADDIGLVMGGSGVPIPGADYVAAADALYLDNPGTMLYPDLTFYQATPTNPFGEGLFTPEGFYPLTGVHTLPLNYPFGTDGLPSDSTSVGQGMTILESTIAAETAAGNTSIVRGFSQSATIASLVMRQLDPSGTPEGPGAPQFMLTGDPSNPNGGLLERFNGFETTTGDVHSLPLNLPSLGVAFDGATPSDDFVTNIYSLEYDGFTDFPRYPLNFLSDLNAFLGIEAIHGTYLDGGVDGSGPTAEQIADALLLPGSALDGTANSLTNYYMMDETPPLVSLLPKSLQDLLGPDLTYLINLGYGDGSLGYSVTADAPANVPTPFGLFPDVSVSTMLSTLATDTQQGIAAFENDLANPAAMLASLEPGSSGQSFTDLLSALSADAANPAASLTDFVNAIATASSAAYSTLLPTADIVNALVTSMPAYDLSLFSTNLASGDLLDAIGLPLAADTALITLAAGFEVTVLQDAATEISNAFSGLF